In the genome of Plasmodium relictum strain SGS1 genome assembly, contig: PRELSG_00_v1_446, whole genome shotgun sequence, the window aagttttaatgaGTAAACattaattcttatttaatttttaaaacacaaaagtcaaaaaacataacaaaaattaattaccccaaaaaaaaaatttattaattattttttttttttaattacaaagatgtatattttataaataaacaaacaaaaaaaaaaataactttattttttttttttttatctagaGTCAGTGCATAGCTAACTTGTACGCACACAGGTAGTAAACTAACtcagtgtactacaaaaggttaataacaaattttattaaccatatgcataatatttaatttgatttaagttttactgcatcttttaataaacatgTTAAACGGTTAGaaagagtttttatttacgaagaataagtatattcttttagtTAAAAACACGTActaaatttataacaaataacaaaaattaagctTTAATtcattcaatgttatttcgaaatatataaattgaatataacatTAACACTATactatttcatttatttagttttttatataagtaaaaattaattttcttttaattcgAACAACACAAGCATCCacagacaaaaaaaaattaatttattttttttttttaaattacaaagatgtataaaataaaaataaaataaacaaaaaaaaataactttatataattttttttttttttttaactagcgttagtgcatggctaacttgtacatacacgatttttttcattaatcaGTGGCCTAATATTAGCaaataaattgaaaattATGTTTCAAATTGTCTAATATGTCAAATAATGAGtaataaaagatttaaaCCAGATGTAAATCAAGCATTGTCTAAACCTAATATATTTGATATGGTATCGCTAGATATTGTAGGTCCTAGAACTTGGAAAGGTaaagaatattatataaaagtagCAATTGACGATTATTCACATTTTATGCTAACAAATGTGACAGATAAAGCTCTTATATCTAAGGATGCACTAAATGTTATAAGAAATACATGGGTCCACATATTTGGATGTTTTAGAAGTACTTTAACAGATCGAGGTTCAATAAATATGAGTCATGAATTTAGagattatattattaatgaatTACAGATAAAATTGTATCATACTAGTTCCTACCATCCTCAAGAGAACGGTACAAATGAAAGTTCTCATAAAAGTCTTGACTATTGGTCAATGATAAATTCATTGCTTTTAATTAATGCATAGTTTGGggtttattttaataaaatttatatatatttgtagtTAATTACATAGTACTAAACAACTATTTATAACTTAAATAAGTGTTCCTTTATCTAGGAGTACACTGCATGCAATAAGTTACTAGAACCTTGACCAACTTAGTGTGTCACATTACTATTTTGTTTGACACATCTCGGTTATGATTATattatatcttcttttttattttttttattaattatttttttttattattattctttcTTTGGggaatgaattttttatggAGAAagattgaaaaagaaaacgATAGTAAGTggattacttttatttttatttaatttttatagatgtttatttttcttaaagtgatttaattaattttgtattataaaaatagaatctataatacaaaattataaagaagtCCTAAAACTTGCTCTTCATTAACTTGgatattcattaattttatccAAGTCTTTGAATatctggttaataaaagctattattaacctttttcagTACAATGTGCTAGGTTACTGTATGTGTATATACAAGTATCCATGCACTGACTGATTAACaaaagatattataatttttgtagtacacCAAGCTAGTTTGTCGTATGTATATGTACAAACTAATATGTACTgacactaataaaaaaaaaaaaatatatatatacatattttttttttgtgtttttttatttttgttttttgaaatatttaaaaaaaaaaaaaaataatttttttttttttggtgagAAATTTTtagcaaataaaaatttatctattttttttataaaaattaaagataaaattaataatgtttttgttataatcaatgtatattttgaaataacattgaatataataaaattttgactttattaattattatagtttgtctgtatgtttttaattaaaggaataagtaattctttataattaaaaacttatttacaacaattaataagtctattaaaagagGAAATAAAATTCTACTCAGTCataaatgctctttattaatttgtttgtttaatactctagcaaagtcattaaacggccaattaataaatcagcatcataagaaaatattatatatatataataaaaaaaaatatatatatatatatatttaaaaacgtatatttagttatacattctctttattaatttttttttttttaatactctaTCAAAGTCATTAAGCGGGGAATTAATAAACTAGccagttaaaaaaaaaaatataaagttatttttttttgtttcgtttatttttatagtatatacatctttgtaattaaaaaaaaaaaaaaatatataaagctattttttttttttttttgtttattttgtttatatacatctttgtaattaaaaaaaaaaaaattaaattattttcttttttaatttttttttggggtTGACGTTTGTCccaataaaaaatagaattaatttttacttacatTAAATCTTTATAAATGAAGAAGTTTAATGTTAatgttatattcaatttgtatatttggaaataacattgaacgAATTAGagcttaatttttgttatttgttataaatttctttgtaaataaaaacttatttataacaattaataggtctattaaaagatgtaGTAAATTTTAACTcagattaaatattatgcatcataagaaaacattatatatataataaaaacaaatatatatatatatatatttaaaaacgtatatttatttatacatgctctttattaatttgattgtttaatactctagcaaagtcattaaacaggcaattaataaatcaatatataatttttttttatggtTTAGAATTAAATGACTATAGTAACTAGTTGTAAATAAAGATTCTAATGAGTATGTGaaactaaaaaatataaacttactattaataattatatatgcaCATTTACAAGTAAGAACATTTCATCTTTTTAATAATGGCAGTAATTATGGTCCCTTAGATTTAGATATGATTTTCTAAATAAagcaaaatatatatatagaatttatttaatacacATAAGAtacacatatttttatttgcattttcattttttttgcattaaaaaatagaataaatataaaaatatagtatatatataataggaGCGCTTATACacagataattttttttaataacttaCTCTTCTTCTGTTTCTTTTGAAAATTGTATACAAATAACATCCCACAAAAAAGAACAAAACTAAGAAAGGTAAAAAGGACGCTGCTAAATAAGTAGATGAAAGAGAATATTCTTTATAGGGTGTAGCTACCTGTTTTTCTGATCTCATTAATTCTTCTGAATGtggttttattttttttatgacaCTCATTTCTATACCTTCACATTGATATAAATCATCTgaacttttaattttacaaaaataaggAGTACAATTATCAATGAAATTATCTTTCACACAACTATTTGGGAGATATACATAGTCTGTATCTTCTTTGCTATATGGGGAATGATCTTGtaaatgaattaattttCCATTAAATTTTGCATCTATACATGATAAGTGATTATTATCATCCCTTGTGCATATAGAGTATCTACAAATTTGTTCCGAACTACTTCCCATTGTTACATAATGGCATTTATCTctacttatataaaaatctttatatttatgtcTTAAATCAAAGTGCTTGGGATTTTGTATACTATTTAAAccaattttaattttttcgctttttttattagaaatatCAAAAGAATGAAATGAAAGAGTCCTTCCTATATAATATGGATCCAATGTTCCAcataatgttattttttggTTTACCGTTTTAATACGGCATAAAAGTGTTTGGAAATG includes:
- a CDS encoding fam-e protein — encoded protein: MALLYNAGCNDSEEDFTNCKVNTCLIQGSKFHTLHCVPSFKEVDVVYPSGDISNGILKNIFKYESSYLSKVQKSKITILSNNKDDGILFLYDFYLPIKHHAGALPTTYHFQTLLCRIKTVNQKITLCGTLDPYYIGRTLSFHSFDISNKKSEKIKIGLNSIQNPKHFDLRHKYKDFYISRDKCHYVTMGSSSEQICRYSICTRDDNNHLSCIDAKFNGKLIHLQDHSPYSKEDTDYVYLPNSCVKDNFIDNCTPYFCKIKSSDDLYQCEGIEMSVIKKIKPHSEELMRSEKQVATPYKEYSLSSTYLAASFLPFLVLFFFVGCYLYTIFKRNRRRKIISKSKGP